Proteins from one Telopea speciosissima isolate NSW1024214 ecotype Mountain lineage chromosome 1, Tspe_v1, whole genome shotgun sequence genomic window:
- the LOC122666100 gene encoding reticulon-like protein B12 — translation MDSSDRLFNRQRTVHQILGGGLVADVMLWRRKDVTLGILVVTLAAWVVFERSGYTLLSLVSSVFLLLISILFLWAKSAAILNRPPPPLPNLHISEQVVNEAAAVICSQMNNFLSTSRDISLGKDSKMFLKVAAFLWLISVVGSWADFLTLGYTSLAIILTIPALYERYEDQIDRYILMGYRELRRLFVKLDNEILSKIRRSIYEKRKLS, via the exons TCAGATCCTCGGTGGAGGACTCg TTGCAGATGTGATGCTGTGGAGACGAAAAGATGTTACTCTGGGGATACTTGTTGTAACTCTTGCTGCTTGGGTGGTGTTTGAGAGATCTGGTTATACTCTTCTCTCGCTTGTTTCTAGTGTGTTCCTACTCCTGATTTCTATTCTCTTTCTTTGGGCGAAATCTGCAGCAATTCTTAACAG ACCACCGCCACCTTTACCAAATTTGCATATATCCGAACAAGTGGTAAATGAAGCAGCTGCTGTCATTTGTTCTCAAATGAACAATTTTCTCTCAACCTCTCGTGATATTTCCTTGGGAAAGGATTCAAAGATGTTTCTGAAAGTTGCTGCATTTCTCTGGCTGATCTCAGTTGTTGGCAGTTGGGCAGATTTTCTTACTTTGGGCTACACCA GTCTTGCTATCATTCTCACAATTCCTGCATTATATGAGAGGTATGAAGATCAAATTGACAGATACATACTGATGGGGTACAGGGAATTGCGGAGACTGTTTGTAAAATTAGACAATGAGATCCTCAGCAAGATCAGACGAAGTATTTATGAGAAGAGGAAACTAAGTTGA